A single genomic interval of Daucus carota subsp. sativus chromosome 1, DH1 v3.0, whole genome shotgun sequence harbors:
- the LOC135151064 gene encoding uncharacterized protein LOC135151064 has translation MDSRFSEGNTELLLCIASLDPRNSFSSFDHDKLLQLAQFYPQDFSEMDQVLLTNQLDNFIYDVRNDNSFSKLQNIAELAIKMVGTHRNTAYPLVYRLIELALILPVATATVERVFSAILKTYLRNRMGDEWLNDSMVVYIEKAIFKDIEDEVILQRYQSMQNRRIQLSSIPSSKKGGKNVTG, from the coding sequence ATGGATAGTCGTTTTTCAGAAGGAAACACGGAGTTACTTCTTTGCATCGCCTCTCTTGATCCCAGAAATTCATTTTCAAGTTTCGATCATGATAAACTTCTACAACTAGCCCAATTTTATCCACAAGATTTCTCTGAAATGGACCAGGTTTTATTAACAAATCAGctggataattttatttatgatgtgAGAAATGATAATAGCTTCTCTAAGCTTCAAAATATTGCAGAGCTGGCTATTAAAATGGTCGGAACACATAGAAATACAGCTTATCCTTTGGTTTACCGCCTCATTGAGCTAGCCTTGATTTTACCTGTCGCGACAGCTACTGTTGAAAGAGTGTTTTCAGCAATACTTAAGACTTATTTGCGTAACAGGATGGGGGATGAGTGGTTGAACGATAGCATGGTGGTTTATATCGAGAAGGCCATATTTAAAGACATAGAAGATGAAGTTATCTTGCAACGCTATCAAAGTATGCAGAATCGAAGAATTCAGTTGTCTTCCATTCCTTCCTCCAAAAAAGGCGGTAAAAATGTCACTGGTTAA